The following proteins are encoded in a genomic region of Phycisphaerae bacterium:
- a CDS encoding GGDEF domain-containing protein → MADTLLERIQQADNLPSLPTVALQVLQLTQNDDFSILDLARIVQQDPALTSKLLRVVNSSLFGMSRRIASVQQAMVILGLRSVKVIVLSFSLVDIWRRERCEAFDYATYWRRSLTMAVLARLLAERTDRSMAEECLVGGLLADIGILAAVHCAADLYLEADRRHRNTRQSLPDVEKAVLGVSHEELTTTLLNQWGLPESLSIAVSSHHSPVDAPAAETNSGPSSSRLLRAASILTDALLSSNPVNQIRLAKRQVTDGIEMSLPDLDAILDEIDQHVRSTAQLFDLEIERSVGYQEIQKAALNRLAQLSMAAELERVQAAHREQEAQRKVKELNAQNRQLVEKASTDVLTGIANRAALDERLEEECTRACTARESIGVIILDLDRFKKLNDTFGHQTGDEALTMIGGVLRQVATDQQYPGRYGGEEFVLIVRGLSARQLRALAEDLRLTIAKLRIPCKGHFVPITASLGVAHMNPDDPGLTPREILKRADQCLYDAKNHGRNRVVCLDSRQAATMATRSLVPA, encoded by the coding sequence ATGGCGGATACCCTCTTAGAACGAATACAACAGGCGGACAACCTGCCTTCCCTGCCGACCGTAGCCCTCCAGGTCCTGCAGTTGACCCAAAACGACGACTTCTCGATCCTGGATCTCGCCCGCATCGTGCAACAGGACCCCGCCCTGACCAGCAAACTCCTCCGAGTGGTCAATTCCTCCCTCTTCGGAATGTCTCGCAGGATCGCCTCTGTCCAGCAAGCAATGGTGATCCTGGGCCTGAGGTCGGTCAAGGTCATCGTGCTGAGCTTCTCCCTCGTGGACATCTGGAGACGGGAACGATGCGAGGCGTTTGACTACGCGACCTACTGGCGACGTTCCCTTACCATGGCTGTCCTCGCCCGGCTCCTGGCCGAGCGGACCGACCGCTCCATGGCCGAAGAATGCCTCGTGGGCGGGCTCCTCGCCGACATCGGCATCCTCGCCGCCGTGCACTGCGCCGCGGACCTGTATCTCGAAGCGGATCGCAGACACCGCAACACCCGGCAGTCACTGCCCGATGTCGAAAAGGCCGTGCTAGGCGTCTCGCACGAGGAACTGACCACCACCCTGCTCAATCAGTGGGGCCTGCCGGAAAGCCTCTCTATCGCCGTATCCAGCCACCATTCACCGGTCGACGCTCCTGCCGCCGAAACGAACAGTGGCCCCAGTTCGAGCCGCCTGCTCCGAGCAGCTTCGATCCTCACCGACGCCCTGCTGAGCAGCAATCCGGTCAACCAGATCAGACTTGCCAAGAGGCAGGTCACGGACGGGATCGAGATGAGCCTTCCGGATCTCGACGCCATCCTCGACGAAATCGACCAGCACGTACGATCCACCGCCCAGCTGTTCGATCTCGAAATCGAGCGGAGCGTAGGCTACCAGGAGATCCAGAAGGCGGCACTCAACCGCCTGGCCCAACTGTCCATGGCCGCGGAACTCGAACGAGTGCAAGCGGCCCACCGCGAGCAGGAGGCCCAGAGAAAGGTCAAGGAACTCAACGCTCAGAACCGCCAGCTGGTCGAAAAAGCCTCCACCGACGTCCTCACCGGGATCGCCAATCGAGCGGCACTCGATGAACGGCTGGAGGAGGAGTGCACGCGGGCCTGTACCGCTCGGGAATCGATCGGAGTGATCATCCTCGATCTCGATCGATTCAAGAAGCTCAACGACACCTTCGGCCACCAGACCGGCGACGAGGCCCTCACAATGATCGGCGGGGTGCTCAGACAGGTGGCAACGGACCAGCAATACCCCGGCCGGTACGGCGGCGAAGAGTTCGTACTCATCGTCCGTGGACTCTCGGCACGTCAACTGCGAGCCTTGGCCGAAGATCTCCGCCTGACCATCGCCAAGCTGCGCATTCCCTGCAAAGGACATTTCGTCCCCATCACGGCCAGCCTGGGAGTCGCCCACATGAATCCGGACGACCCGGGCCTCACCCCCCGCGAGATCCTGAAACGGGCCGACCAGTGCCTCTACGATGCCAAAAACCACGGCCGCAACCGCGTCGTCTGCCTCGACTCGCGACAGGCGGCCACCATGGCCACCCGATCCCTCGTACCAGCTTGA
- a CDS encoding insulinase family protein, whose translation MCCRTGSLYEQEYLGSGMSHLFEHLLHGAATATRGEADCARILNEIGGNSNAYTSLQETAYFINAGRQHLPAAIELLADWITRPTFPQASFEREWGVVQRELDRDTDDVETQLHYMTMETLYPGHPARYPVIGYRPVVRLLKKEDIIGYYRRMYVPDHIVVCIAGDLDLDVALAIVQRQFADFARRRVPSIVLPDVPPMTSPRSAAKRMKVQAAMVRFAWPSISLLQPDLHALDVLSFVLAEGESSRLLRAIRDRGLAYTIESDSWTPSWGRGVFAITLRLDPSRIEEASAALMEQLEAIRRDLITPDELNQAKRQKAAEHVLGSQTAEDVGAMIAQDYMATGDIDFSSSYVIQIQKVTAEEIREVARRYLVPRRQATISILPEGFQPRTKEVAAVPGPEPVRKVILPNGLRCLIRRDPTTPLVAIQSFSLGGVLFEDASTNGLSQLAAQLALRGTEKRTAEEIARFFDARGGAIATVSGSNTISFMAQVLKQDFPEAIEVFADVVCRPSYPAQELGVLRPRLLDQIARVNEDWRSELMAYFDGRMFKNSPYRLHPLGSMPVVTKVTREDVAAFHRSHVIGPNTVVAVFGDVDVGQAEALLQTHFAGLPSGQQPIPAVPEEPRLDKPALYIKQKPATRDAAGIQIGYPGVRLTDVDDAVSMTVLDTIVSGYSFPSGWLFDSLRGGDRSLVYEVHAMNRPGLLPGVFLVYAACQPTRVTEVYRIVSQQLDRARAGEFTAEELSRAKAVMTTTEMMETQTSSARATQAALDELYGLGFDYHDHLAERLGKVTLDDVKAAARNYLSSPPVIVVVTPAPEEVRLGFEPQAVDRDQAVEQPGGKGAE comes from the coding sequence ATGTGTTGCAGAACCGGCAGCCTTTACGAACAGGAATACCTGGGCAGCGGGATGAGTCATCTGTTTGAGCACCTGTTACACGGGGCGGCGACCGCCACTCGAGGCGAGGCGGACTGCGCCCGGATTCTCAACGAGATCGGCGGTAACAGCAACGCTTACACCAGCCTGCAGGAAACGGCCTACTTCATCAACGCCGGAAGGCAGCATCTGCCGGCGGCGATCGAGCTGCTGGCCGACTGGATTACCCGGCCGACCTTTCCACAGGCGTCGTTCGAGCGGGAGTGGGGTGTTGTCCAGCGAGAGCTGGATCGCGACACGGACGATGTCGAGACTCAGCTCCACTACATGACCATGGAGACACTCTACCCCGGGCATCCGGCCCGCTATCCGGTGATCGGGTATCGGCCGGTCGTTCGGTTGCTGAAGAAGGAGGACATCATCGGCTACTACCGCCGGATGTACGTTCCGGACCACATTGTGGTCTGTATCGCCGGCGATCTCGATCTGGACGTGGCTTTGGCGATAGTTCAGCGGCAGTTCGCCGACTTCGCTCGGAGGCGCGTGCCGAGCATCGTGCTCCCAGACGTACCCCCGATGACCTCGCCGAGGAGTGCCGCCAAGCGGATGAAGGTTCAGGCGGCCATGGTTCGGTTCGCGTGGCCTTCAATCTCGCTTCTTCAGCCTGATCTGCACGCCCTGGATGTGCTGAGCTTCGTGCTGGCCGAAGGGGAGAGCTCCCGGCTGTTGCGAGCGATTCGCGATCGCGGACTGGCCTACACCATCGAGAGCGACAGCTGGACGCCGAGCTGGGGCAGGGGGGTATTCGCGATAACTCTGCGCCTTGATCCGTCGAGGATCGAGGAAGCCAGCGCGGCTCTGATGGAGCAGCTCGAGGCGATTCGCCGCGACCTGATCACCCCGGACGAACTGAACCAGGCCAAGAGGCAGAAAGCCGCCGAGCATGTTCTGGGCAGCCAGACGGCTGAGGATGTTGGCGCCATGATAGCCCAGGACTACATGGCGACCGGCGACATTGACTTCAGCAGTTCCTACGTCATCCAGATCCAGAAGGTCACAGCCGAGGAGATTCGCGAGGTGGCCCGCAGGTACCTCGTGCCTCGGCGGCAGGCGACGATCAGCATTTTGCCGGAGGGTTTCCAGCCCAGGACGAAGGAGGTCGCCGCGGTCCCCGGTCCCGAGCCGGTTCGGAAGGTGATCCTGCCCAACGGCCTGCGTTGTCTGATCCGGCGTGATCCGACCACCCCCCTGGTGGCGATCCAGTCGTTTTCGCTGGGCGGCGTGCTCTTCGAGGACGCCAGCACCAACGGGCTGAGCCAGTTGGCCGCTCAGCTCGCTCTACGTGGCACGGAGAAGCGGACTGCCGAGGAGATTGCCCGGTTTTTCGACGCCCGGGGCGGTGCGATCGCCACCGTTTCGGGCAGCAACACGATTTCCTTCATGGCCCAGGTGCTCAAGCAGGATTTTCCGGAGGCGATCGAAGTGTTCGCGGATGTGGTCTGCCGCCCGAGCTACCCCGCCCAGGAGCTGGGGGTGCTGCGCCCTCGTCTGCTAGACCAGATTGCCCGGGTCAATGAAGACTGGCGATCGGAGCTGATGGCCTATTTCGACGGGCGGATGTTCAAGAACAGCCCGTATCGGCTCCATCCTTTGGGCTCGATGCCGGTGGTGACCAAGGTCACGCGGGAGGACGTGGCCGCCTTCCACCGCAGCCATGTGATCGGGCCGAACACGGTGGTGGCGGTTTTCGGCGACGTGGATGTTGGGCAGGCGGAGGCTCTTCTGCAGACGCATTTCGCCGGGCTGCCTTCGGGTCAGCAGCCGATCCCGGCGGTCCCCGAGGAACCGCGGCTGGACAAGCCCGCTCTGTACATCAAGCAGAAGCCGGCGACGCGTGATGCGGCCGGCATTCAGATCGGTTACCCGGGCGTGAGACTCACGGATGTCGACGATGCGGTATCGATGACGGTGCTGGACACCATTGTGAGCGGCTACAGCTTTCCGAGCGGGTGGTTGTTCGATTCGCTTCGCGGGGGGGACCGCAGCCTGGTGTACGAAGTGCATGCGATGAACCGGCCGGGTTTGCTGCCCGGCGTATTCCTGGTCTATGCGGCCTGTCAGCCGACGCGGGTCACTGAGGTGTACCGGATCGTCAGCCAGCAATTGGATCGCGCTCGGGCGGGCGAGTTCACCGCCGAGGAGCTCAGCCGGGCCAAGGCGGTCATGACCACGACCGAGATGATGGAGACTCAGACCAGCAGTGCCCGGGCGACGCAGGCGGCGCTGGATGAGTTGTACGGCCTGGGTTTCGACTATCACGACCACTTAGCCGAACGGCTCGGGAAGGTCACCCTGGACGACGTCAAGGCGGCGGCCCGGAATTACCTTTCCTCGCCGCCGGTGATCGTAGTCGTCACCCCGGCTCCGGAGGAGGTTCGCCTGGGCTTCGAGCCGCAGGCCGTCGATCGCGATCAGGCGGTGGAGCAGCCGGGCGGGAAGGGTGCCGAATGA
- a CDS encoding sulfide/dihydroorotate dehydrogenase-like FAD/NAD-binding protein: MFPICEARWLAPSVRWLKVEAPRVAARHRPGHFVIVRVVENGERIPLTIADSDRGAGTITLVVQVVGATTERLSSLEAGEAVLDVVGPLGRPTEIERFGHVVLVGGGVGTAVIYPQAAGLKAHGNRVSAVIGGRSKPYVIMEDGLRAICDAVYPCTDDGSYGFHGFVTVKLKELIDDPSDPVDAVLTAGPVPMMRAVANVTREKKIRTIASLNPIMVDGTGMCGGCRVMVGGQMKFACVDGPEFDAHRVDFGELADRLTAYRGHEKALWERLRAEAKDHPCNLAKAEKALKS; encoded by the coding sequence ATGTTTCCCATTTGTGAAGCACGATGGCTTGCTCCCAGCGTACGTTGGCTGAAGGTGGAAGCTCCGCGAGTGGCGGCGCGTCATAGGCCGGGTCATTTTGTCATTGTCCGGGTGGTCGAGAACGGGGAGCGGATTCCGTTGACGATCGCCGACTCCGATCGCGGAGCGGGAACGATCACGCTCGTGGTTCAGGTGGTGGGTGCGACCACTGAACGGCTGTCTTCCTTGGAGGCCGGGGAGGCGGTCCTGGACGTCGTCGGACCGCTGGGACGGCCCACGGAGATCGAGCGTTTTGGCCATGTGGTTCTGGTCGGCGGGGGGGTGGGGACGGCGGTGATCTACCCGCAGGCCGCCGGTCTGAAAGCTCACGGCAATCGCGTATCTGCGGTGATCGGCGGGCGGAGCAAGCCCTACGTCATCATGGAAGATGGACTTCGGGCGATCTGTGATGCGGTCTATCCCTGTACGGACGATGGGAGCTACGGTTTCCACGGATTCGTGACCGTGAAGTTGAAAGAACTGATCGATGATCCGTCGGACCCGGTCGACGCGGTGTTGACCGCCGGCCCGGTCCCGATGATGAGGGCCGTCGCCAACGTCACCCGGGAGAAGAAGATCCGGACGATCGCATCGCTCAATCCTATCATGGTGGATGGGACGGGGATGTGCGGCGGGTGCCGGGTGATGGTCGGCGGGCAGATGAAGTTCGCCTGTGTCGACGGGCCCGAGTTCGACGCTCACCGGGTTGATTTCGGGGAGCTGGCTGACCGGCTGACCGCCTATCGAGGCCATGAGAAGGCCCTGTGGGAGCGGCTCCGAGCCGAGGCGAAAGACCACCCGTGTAATCTGGCCAAGGCGGAGAAGGCGTTGAAGTCCTGA
- a CDS encoding cyclodeaminase/cyclohydrolase family protein produces MSKDYQALPLAEFIADTALKSPTPGGGSVAAVVGAMAAALGHMALVYTAGKPAYAAHEECLRRTLAELHRSSGDFMRLMQEDMAAYEEYAAARKSGDPDRQRVALDRATAVPMEMITLADAVGANLDEVKACTNPQLFSDLQAAAILIAAAARAAATSAVVNLKMLPDRKEAERLDDRLSLMLARLSRHCDAVTHYQAAP; encoded by the coding sequence ATGAGCAAGGACTACCAGGCGCTGCCGCTGGCCGAGTTCATCGCCGACACGGCGCTGAAGTCGCCGACGCCGGGGGGTGGCAGCGTTGCAGCCGTCGTGGGGGCGATGGCGGCCGCGCTGGGGCACATGGCCTTGGTTTACACGGCGGGGAAGCCCGCCTACGCCGCCCACGAGGAATGTCTTCGGCGGACCTTGGCCGAGCTCCACCGGTCGTCCGGGGATTTCATGCGGCTGATGCAGGAGGACATGGCGGCCTACGAGGAGTACGCTGCGGCGCGGAAGTCCGGCGACCCGGATCGGCAGAGAGTCGCGCTGGATCGAGCCACCGCCGTACCCATGGAGATGATCACTCTGGCCGACGCCGTGGGGGCCAACCTGGACGAGGTAAAGGCTTGTACGAACCCGCAGCTCTTCAGTGACCTTCAGGCCGCGGCCATCCTGATCGCGGCGGCGGCGCGGGCGGCGGCCACGAGTGCAGTGGTCAATCTGAAGATGCTCCCCGATCGCAAGGAGGCCGAGCGACTGGACGATCGGCTGAGCCTCATGCTCGCACGGCTGAGCCGGCATTGCGACGCGGTGACACACTATCAGGCCGCGCCCTAG
- a CDS encoding carbohydrate porin: protein MRWSTYWWVPWLLATPGAAETTEIPPTTRITPSATTQPAETQPSGEDEPYSLLTAERLIGNWGGARTRLEERGLTFSLGLTSIYQGNAHGGLRTRGADRFSGSVDLETTFDLEAMRLLQGGTLYIYTQGSWDDGVSGHGHPGDYFGVNGDATGDEAIDVLEMWYEQSLLDKQVRVRVGKINLSVDFDTNAYANDETSQFLNGGLINTFNLPFPGEALGSLGAQVIVAPGEWFYFGAGIADAQADWRETGLHTAFHEEDNFTSLFEAGFTPTFKTPWGVLPGGYRVGLWYDPQPKAKFFDDLDGRRLTVPHKSDDTGFYTSLDQMVFKEKPGEDDDHQGLGLFFRYGYAPGDVNELNHFWSIGSQYLGLIPTRDEDVVGFGVAQGILSDRLKLQGDDPGRETALELYYALKVTGWLTISPDFQWILNPGGRHEARDAFVAGVRFQAAF, encoded by the coding sequence GTGAGATGGTCAACATACTGGTGGGTACCTTGGCTTCTGGCCACACCTGGAGCGGCGGAAACAACCGAAATCCCCCCGACAACGCGGATCACGCCATCCGCAACCACCCAACCAGCGGAAACGCAGCCTTCCGGAGAGGATGAACCGTACAGTCTGCTGACGGCCGAGCGTCTGATTGGCAACTGGGGCGGAGCCAGAACGCGGCTGGAGGAACGCGGGCTGACTTTCAGCCTGGGTCTGACCTCAATCTACCAGGGCAATGCCCACGGCGGCCTTCGCACCCGCGGCGCCGACCGCTTCAGCGGCAGTGTCGACCTCGAGACCACGTTCGACCTCGAGGCGATGAGACTCCTCCAGGGCGGCACGCTGTACATTTACACCCAGGGAAGCTGGGATGACGGGGTAAGCGGCCACGGTCATCCCGGAGACTACTTCGGGGTCAACGGCGACGCCACCGGCGACGAAGCCATCGACGTGCTCGAGATGTGGTACGAGCAGTCGCTCCTGGACAAGCAAGTCCGCGTCCGAGTCGGCAAGATCAACCTCTCCGTCGACTTCGACACCAACGCCTACGCCAACGACGAGACGAGCCAGTTCCTGAACGGGGGACTGATCAACACGTTCAATCTCCCATTCCCGGGCGAGGCCCTCGGCTCCCTGGGCGCGCAAGTCATAGTGGCACCCGGTGAGTGGTTCTACTTCGGGGCAGGAATCGCAGATGCCCAGGCAGACTGGCGAGAGACCGGTTTACACACTGCCTTTCACGAGGAGGACAACTTCACCAGCCTCTTCGAGGCCGGCTTCACCCCGACCTTTAAGACCCCCTGGGGCGTGCTCCCGGGAGGCTATCGCGTCGGTCTGTGGTACGATCCTCAGCCCAAGGCAAAGTTCTTCGATGATCTTGACGGCCGGCGGCTGACCGTCCCCCACAAGAGCGACGATACCGGCTTCTATACCAGCCTCGACCAAATGGTGTTCAAGGAGAAACCTGGAGAAGACGACGATCACCAGGGCCTTGGCCTGTTCTTCCGGTACGGCTACGCTCCTGGCGACGTCAACGAGCTTAACCACTTCTGGAGCATCGGCAGCCAGTATTTGGGCCTTATCCCCACTCGTGATGAGGACGTGGTCGGATTCGGAGTGGCCCAGGGCATTCTCAGCGATCGTCTCAAACTGCAGGGCGACGACCCAGGACGAGAAACGGCCCTGGAACTCTACTACGCCCTCAAAGTGACCGGATGGCTCACGATCTCTCCGGATTTCCAGTGGATCCTCAATCCTGGTGGCCGGCACGAGGCCCGGGATGCTTTCGTCGCGGGCGTCCGGTTCCAGGCAGCGTTCTGA
- a CDS encoding asparagine--tRNA ligase codes for MNQTSPIATINELGKHEGRTATLAGWVYNARVTSKVVFLVVRDGSGLCQCVVGKDAAPPEVFDRAARLTQESSLRVTGQVQREERAPGGYELHVSDIEVVHATVDYPITPKAHGPEFLFKHRHLWFRSRRPTAIMRIRHTVIDAIRRFFNDHGFMLVDTPIFAPSAGEGAQTLFEVDYFGEPMYLAQTGQLYLESAALAYGKVYCFGPTFRAEKSKTRRHLTEFWMVEPEIAWARLEELLDVAEDFIVSVVQRTLRDNRPDLEFLCRDVAGLEHIVKPFYRLTYSQAADILRGPKARELLNGDLAAGQARITELHKSVEDKEKERAGPGIKKHRQETLAQEILGQREELADLEEQVKNIPHHMELAANFEWGKDLGGSDETIISRLHDRPVFVTHYPRECKAFYMKRDHDDPRVVRNFDLLAPDGYGEIIGGSQREDDLDALLARMAEEKMATEPYEWYLDLRRYGSVPHGGFGLGVERTVAWICGLKHIRETIAFPRLMGRVYP; via the coding sequence ATGAATCAAACGAGTCCCATCGCGACAATCAACGAATTGGGCAAGCATGAGGGCCGAACCGCCACCCTGGCAGGCTGGGTCTACAACGCCCGGGTAACCAGCAAGGTCGTGTTCCTCGTCGTTCGCGATGGGAGCGGACTCTGTCAGTGCGTCGTCGGAAAGGACGCCGCGCCGCCCGAAGTCTTCGACCGCGCCGCACGCCTAACCCAGGAGTCGAGCCTGCGAGTGACCGGCCAAGTCCAGCGCGAGGAACGGGCCCCAGGCGGCTACGAGCTCCACGTATCCGATATCGAGGTCGTCCACGCCACCGTCGACTACCCGATCACACCCAAGGCGCACGGTCCCGAGTTCCTGTTCAAGCACCGCCATCTGTGGTTCCGCTCGCGCCGGCCGACAGCCATCATGAGAATACGCCATACTGTCATCGACGCCATACGGCGATTCTTCAACGACCACGGCTTCATGCTCGTGGACACGCCCATCTTCGCGCCATCGGCCGGTGAAGGTGCCCAAACACTCTTCGAGGTCGACTACTTCGGCGAGCCGATGTACCTCGCCCAGACTGGCCAGCTCTACCTGGAAAGCGCCGCCCTGGCCTACGGCAAAGTGTACTGCTTCGGACCGACCTTCCGGGCGGAGAAGTCCAAGACCCGCCGACACCTGACCGAATTCTGGATGGTCGAACCGGAAATCGCCTGGGCCCGGCTCGAAGAGCTGCTCGATGTGGCTGAGGACTTCATTGTCTCCGTCGTCCAACGCACGCTTCGCGACAACCGGCCGGACCTGGAGTTCCTCTGCCGCGATGTCGCTGGCCTGGAGCACATCGTCAAGCCGTTCTATCGCCTCACCTACAGCCAGGCGGCCGACATCCTCCGCGGGCCCAAGGCCAGGGAGCTGCTTAACGGGGACCTCGCCGCCGGTCAGGCCCGCATCACCGAGCTGCACAAGTCCGTCGAAGACAAGGAGAAGGAACGCGCCGGCCCCGGCATCAAGAAGCACCGCCAGGAAACGCTGGCCCAGGAGATCCTGGGGCAACGGGAAGAGCTGGCCGACCTGGAAGAGCAGGTCAAGAACATCCCGCATCACATGGAACTGGCAGCCAACTTCGAGTGGGGCAAGGACCTGGGCGGCAGCGATGAGACCATCATCTCCCGCCTGCACGACCGGCCGGTGTTCGTGACCCACTACCCACGGGAGTGCAAGGCGTTCTACATGAAGCGCGACCACGACGATCCGCGCGTGGTGCGCAACTTCGACCTCCTCGCCCCGGACGGCTACGGCGAGATCATCGGCGGCTCCCAGCGCGAGGATGATCTGGACGCCCTGCTCGCCCGTATGGCCGAGGAGAAGATGGCCACCGAACCCTACGAGTGGTATCTGGATTTACGGCGCTATGGCAGCGTGCCGCACGGCGGCTTCGGCCTGGGCGTTGAACGCACGGTGGCCTGGATCTGCGGTCTCAAGCACATCCGCGAGACGATCGCGTTCCCGCGGCTCATGGGACGAGTCTACCCCTGA
- a CDS encoding response regulator, with the protein MAYLEGLPNVTVIPASNGIEAMIKVGRDLPDLILLDVMMPKMSGFEVCRQIKSDPATRDMPVIMVTALNEMGDHERARDCGTDEFLTKPVDRTELVARVRSLLSVRHLKRQMEGD; encoded by the coding sequence ATGGCGTATCTGGAAGGTCTTCCGAACGTGACCGTGATCCCAGCCTCGAATGGGATCGAGGCCATGATCAAGGTTGGCCGGGACCTGCCCGACCTGATCTTGCTGGATGTCATGATGCCGAAGATGTCGGGCTTTGAAGTCTGCCGGCAGATCAAGAGCGATCCGGCGACGCGTGACATGCCGGTGATCATGGTGACCGCCTTGAACGAGATGGGTGACCACGAGCGGGCCAGGGATTGCGGTACCGACGAGTTTCTGACCAAGCCGGTGGATCGGACCGAGCTGGTGGCCAGGGTTCGCAGCCTTCTGAGCGTGCGGCATTTGAAGCGGCAGATGGAAGGAGACTGA
- the gltA gene encoding NADPH-dependent glutamate synthase, which produces MTTTMTPAERMKIPRQSMPEQPAEVRAHNFQEVNCGLALEVARLEAERCLRCKDAKCVTGCPVGVNIPGFLDAVGEGDLNKAADILYSANVLPGITGRVCPQERQCESQCIRTRKSTSAAVGYLERFVADWAREHRPDQYVAPPPTGKRVAVVGGGPAGLTCAGELAKKGHAVTVFEALHKPGGVLVYGIPEFRLPKRIVEIEIDKLRKLGVEIVCNVVIGQTYTIRELLDEEGFDAIFIANGAGLPVFQGIAGEHLKGVYSANEYLTRVNLMGAFRFPENDTPVVRSTQVVVVGGGNTAMDAVRTARRLGADPATLVYRRSREEMPARGEEVKHAEEEGVKIDVLVNPIQILGTDDGWVRGVRCVRMALGEPDSSGRRTPVEIPGSEFEIPCQVFIEAIGTRANPLLTQTTPELKVNRKGYLETDENSMTSIPGVFAGGDIVRGSATVILAMGDGKRSAAAIDRYLQAGK; this is translated from the coding sequence ATGACAACTACCATGACTCCTGCCGAACGAATGAAGATCCCCCGGCAGTCCATGCCGGAACAGCCCGCGGAAGTTCGAGCCCACAACTTCCAGGAGGTCAACTGTGGTCTGGCCCTTGAGGTGGCGCGTCTGGAGGCTGAGCGCTGCCTTCGCTGCAAGGACGCCAAATGCGTGACCGGATGCCCGGTGGGCGTGAACATCCCGGGTTTTCTTGACGCGGTGGGCGAGGGCGACCTGAACAAGGCGGCCGACATCCTCTACTCGGCCAACGTGCTTCCGGGCATCACCGGGCGGGTCTGTCCGCAGGAGCGGCAGTGCGAATCGCAGTGCATTCGGACTAGAAAAAGCACCTCCGCCGCGGTCGGTTACCTGGAGCGGTTTGTCGCCGACTGGGCTCGGGAGCACCGGCCGGACCAGTATGTGGCTCCTCCCCCGACGGGCAAGCGGGTGGCGGTGGTGGGCGGCGGGCCCGCAGGGCTGACCTGCGCGGGAGAGTTGGCCAAGAAGGGCCATGCGGTGACTGTTTTCGAGGCCCTGCACAAGCCGGGCGGGGTTTTGGTATACGGTATTCCCGAGTTCCGGTTGCCCAAGCGCATTGTCGAGATCGAGATCGACAAGCTCCGCAAGCTTGGTGTCGAGATCGTGTGCAACGTGGTCATCGGCCAGACGTACACGATTCGTGAACTGCTCGACGAGGAGGGCTTCGACGCGATCTTCATCGCCAACGGGGCGGGCTTGCCTGTGTTTCAGGGCATCGCCGGGGAGCATCTCAAGGGGGTCTACTCGGCCAACGAATACCTGACCCGAGTGAATCTCATGGGAGCGTTTCGTTTCCCCGAGAATGACACCCCGGTGGTTCGTTCGACCCAGGTTGTCGTGGTAGGCGGCGGCAACACCGCCATGGACGCGGTTCGCACCGCTCGGAGACTGGGTGCCGATCCGGCCACCCTGGTCTATCGTCGCTCGCGCGAGGAAATGCCGGCGCGGGGGGAGGAGGTCAAGCACGCGGAGGAGGAGGGCGTCAAGATTGACGTCCTGGTGAATCCCATCCAGATCCTGGGTACGGACGACGGCTGGGTGCGCGGAGTGCGTTGTGTTCGGATGGCCCTGGGCGAACCGGACTCCTCTGGACGCCGCACGCCGGTGGAGATCCCGGGCTCCGAATTCGAGATTCCCTGTCAAGTGTTTATCGAGGCGATCGGCACGCGGGCAAACCCGCTGCTGACCCAGACCACACCGGAACTGAAGGTCAACCGCAAGGGCTACCTCGAGACTGACGAGAACAGCATGACGAGCATTCCCGGCGTTTTTGCGGGGGGGGACATCGTCCGCGGTTCGGCGACCGTCATCCTGGCCATGGGCGACGGCAAGCGATCGGCGGCGGCCATCGATCGATATCTGCAGGCGGGCAAGTGA